In the genome of Psychrilyobacter piezotolerans, the window GCCCTTACCAGACTGTCTCCAGGATTTCTAAATTTATGTTTTTGAGTAGATTTAAAATATAAACTATCTCCCTCATTTAATATATAGTTCTTACTTTCAATTTGTACTTCTAACTCTCCTTCAAGGACAAATATAAACTCTTCCCCATTATGAGTATAGTAATCTCTTCCGCTCTCTCCTCCAGGCTCAATTTCATACAATATCGGCTCCATATGTTTTTCTATATTGGAAGTAGTCAATAGAGAGATCATTGTTTTAGAATCTATACTTTCCACCTTATTTCTTTCGCTTTTTCTTACTACATCTGTATCTTTTTTTTCATCCTCTTCCTCTATCAGCGAACTTACCCTTACATCCAATTCATTGGCAATCTTCTTTAAGTTTTCAATAGATGGAGATGCCTTACCTTGCTCTATTTGAGATAAAAAACTAGCTGATAAGTCTACTTTAGAAGCCAGCAGTCTCAAAGAATACCCCTTATCCTTTCTACATTTTTTTATCTTTTCTCCTAGTGCCATCTTACCTCACCCCTTTAAAATTTTAAGTACTTCAAACATTGCTCTCATCATGGTAATTCTTCTTATTTTTTCCCTATTTCCATTAAAGAGATATTTTTTTATGTATTTTTTATCTCCTGCAGCTACTCCGATATATACGGTCCCCACTGGTTTTTCTTCAGTTCCGCCATTTGGCCCCGCTATCCCCGTTACAGCTATCTTTACGTCTGTATCTAATCCGTCTAACATCTCCTCACAGGTTTCGTAGGACACAGCTCCATGAGCATCTAGAGTTTCCTTCTTCACTCCCAATCTATCTTGTTTGGATTCATTACTATAGCACACTATTCCCTCTTTAAATACACTGGATATTCCGTCAACTTCTATAAATTTAGAGGCTATCAACCCTCCGGTACAAGACTCTGCAAGAGATATATCATACTTTTTTTCCTTTAAATATTTGTAGATTGTGGTTTCTAGCCTCTCCTCGTCTTCACCTATTACATTTTCACCTATTATCTTATATAAACCTGATGTTATTTTATCCACACTAAGTTTATTAGTGCTTATTGTCTGCAGTCTTATTATTATACCATAATCTTTCACCAAGAACTCATAATGAATTCCCTTTAAATCAAATAAATGAATGACTTTAGTTTCTAACACCGATTCAGGGATTCCCCAGACTAATATATCTTTTATATAGATATTTTTTTCCAGTTTCCCCTGGGATATCAGTAATTTTAAAAACTTAGGAAATAAATTATAGAGTTCCCTGGGTACTCCGGGAAATGCTGCTATTTTATCTATATATATTCCTTTACACATTCCCACATCATTAATAATCGTCTGACTTCCATATGGTTTCTCAGCTTCCCTGAGGTTTTTATCTTCCAGCACAAGGTTATGGGAATCATACTTTTTCTTTAAATCCATATAATCATCCCTATCCACTACCAATTCTACCTTTAAAAATTCAGAGATGGCTGATTTTGTCAGATCATCCATGGTGGGACCTAATCCGCCGCTTAATATGACTAAATCTGATTTTGAATTTCCATATTCTATGGCTTCTACAATATCTCCTATATTGTCACCTACCACCAATTTATGTCTTATCTCTATCCCGTATTTATTCAGTTCCTCTGCCATATATATACTGTTTGTATCCACAGTCATCCCGTTCAGGAGTTCTGTCCCGACCAATATAATCGTTGCATCCATATTATCTCCCCTAGAAAATTATTGTCATCAACATTATCAATAAGAAATTTGCCGCAACTCCTGCTAAGAAATCATCCAACACTACTCCTACTCCATATCCATAATGCTGTGACTTATCTATCGGACCTAACTTGGTTATATCAAAGAATCTAAACAGTAAAAATCCTAAGATAACAGCTACTACAGTTTCTTTATATCCCACCGGATTGACTAAAAACATAGTTACCATAAATCCCAGTACCTCATCTATTACTACCTTTTGCGGGTCTTTTTCCTTAAATATCTCCCTTTCACATCTATCCGATACATATATTGACAGGGCAAAAAATCCCGTTAAAAATATAAAATAAAATGAGTTATATAATCTAGCATCAGCTATTACCAGTCTAAATGAATTCAACATAAAAAATAATGGTATCGCACCCAGTGTTCCCATCGTTCCCGGAGCTTTAGGTAAATCTCCCAGCCCAAACCAAGTAGCTAAGCCTCTTACAACCTCTTTTTTCATAATCTTCTCCTCCGTTTTTTATATAGAAAGTAACACCCTGAGGGTGTTTCAACTAGTTATTATAACATATTTTAACTTTGAACTCAAAGTAGGGGCTTTTATTTAAAAGCTCCTTCTGCTTTAATATTTTTTTATTTTGTTATCTCCCTATATATTAGTTCAACTTTTTTTAGTAATTCCTCTAAATTTCCATTGTTTTCAATATATATATCCGCTTTATTTATCTTTTTCCTCAATGGCATCTGTGCATCAATTATCTTTTTAGCTAATTTCCATTCTATCCCATCCCTGACTTTTACCCTTTCTATTTGAATCTCCTCATCTGTACACACTACCAATACCTTGTCACAGAGATACTCCAGCCCTGTTTCATATAAAAGGGGAATATCCAGTATTATCAGCTCTTTTTCCCTGTTTTTTTCTATCTCTTCTATGATTTTTTTCACTATAACAGGGTGCATTATCTCATTTAAAAGTTCTCTTTTTTCCTTATTCTCAAAAACTATCTCCCTTAGTTTTTGCCGGTCTAAATGCCCATTGTCTATTATCTCGGGACCAAAATTTTGTTCTAACTTTTTTAGTACTTTCAAAGAGTCGGAAACTTCCCTTGAAATCTTATCTGCATCTATTATATAACTTCCCAGTTCTTTTAATCTTTTACTAACTGTGCTCTTTCCGCTGGCTATCCCGCCTGTCAGCCCTAATATCATAAGTTCTTCTCCTTTTTCAATACATTTTTTTGACGCAAATCGTAATTCTTATGGATTATCACTATCCTATTATACCTCAATTTAACAAATAAATTTTGTTATCTTGTGTCAATTCAAAAAGCCCCCGGCAATTGCCGGAGGCTTCAATATTTATAACTTATCGTGTAAACTGTTACTTGTGCTGCATTTGCACCCTAAGGCTATTTCTATAGACTGCTTCTCGTCTATATACCTTACTTCCCACCCCAAACATTCAGGATCGCCGTCATCAAATTTTACAACTTCTTTCTTTTCCATCTTTAATTTTTCTTCCGTCGTTCCTATTGATTTTAAAAATTCATCCTTAGTCATAATGTTTCACCTCTTTTTTATTTTTTCTCCACCAATTTCTGTGTCATTCTCATCTTTTTCCTGGATGCCCTTGCATCCGCGTTCTATTTCTTTAGATTAATTTATTCATATATCCACCCTGACTCGT includes:
- a CDS encoding cupin domain-containing protein; translated protein: MALGEKIKKCRKDKGYSLRLLASKVDLSASFLSQIEQGKASPSIENLKKIANELDVRVSSLIEEEDEKKDTDVVRKSERNKVESIDSKTMISLLTTSNIEKHMEPILYEIEPGGESGRDYYTHNGEEFIFVLEGELEVQIESKNYILNEGDSLYFKSTQKHKFRNPGDSLVRAIWVVTPPTF
- a CDS encoding CinA family nicotinamide mononucleotide deamidase-related protein, with product MDATIILVGTELLNGMTVDTNSIYMAEELNKYGIEIRHKLVVGDNIGDIVEAIEYGNSKSDLVILSGGLGPTMDDLTKSAISEFLKVELVVDRDDYMDLKKKYDSHNLVLEDKNLREAEKPYGSQTIINDVGMCKGIYIDKIAAFPGVPRELYNLFPKFLKLLISQGKLEKNIYIKDILVWGIPESVLETKVIHLFDLKGIHYEFLVKDYGIIIRLQTISTNKLSVDKITSGLYKIIGENVIGEDEERLETTIYKYLKEKKYDISLAESCTGGLIASKFIEVDGISSVFKEGIVCYSNESKQDRLGVKKETLDAHGAVSYETCEEMLDGLDTDVKIAVTGIAGPNGGTEEKPVGTVYIGVAAGDKKYIKKYLFNGNREKIRRITMMRAMFEVLKILKG
- a CDS encoding phosphatidylglycerophosphatase A family protein produces the protein MKKEVVRGLATWFGLGDLPKAPGTMGTLGAIPLFFMLNSFRLVIADARLYNSFYFIFLTGFFALSIYVSDRCEREIFKEKDPQKVVIDEVLGFMVTMFLVNPVGYKETVVAVILGFLLFRFFDITKLGPIDKSQHYGYGVGVVLDDFLAGVAANFLLIMLMTIIF
- the coaE gene encoding dephospho-CoA kinase (Dephospho-CoA kinase (CoaE) performs the final step in coenzyme A biosynthesis.), which gives rise to MILGLTGGIASGKSTVSKRLKELGSYIIDADKISREVSDSLKVLKKLEQNFGPEIIDNGHLDRQKLREIVFENKEKRELLNEIMHPVIVKKIIEEIEKNREKELIILDIPLLYETGLEYLCDKVLVVCTDEEIQIERVKVRDGIEWKLAKKIIDAQMPLRKKINKADIYIENNGNLEELLKKVELIYREITK